The genomic segment aaaaatgaaatctttcTTTGAGCATATTGTATCTATAAGTCATACAAGTATATACAAATGACGCGAAAAGGGTGTTATTTATCCATCAGCTTACAGTTCTAgttgaaaatgttttatattgtacTTAGGATTCTGTAGGAATTTCTGTTGAATTTTTAAATACCTTGTCGGCTGGTCACAGCTTCTCTTGATATGGAATTACATCATATTGTTCAACCagaaacaatattttgttttgtatacatttgtatatgaattACACATCAATTGGGATTGGTTTGCGTTCAATGAACATGACGCCATTTTTATGATGAAGTGATTAATGTAACACAACATTGAATACTGAAGTGGAGTGCGcatatggaaacaaaatataatcacATATTACAATACCTATATATTCACAACAGTTGAATGACGTCACTGCAACGATGGATGGAATGACGTCATGTCGACAATTCACTCCCATCACGTCAACGATGATACCAGGTTTGAAACTCGCGCATGCAGGAAGGACATTACCTTGCCACGAACATCGAAGATCaagtttgtatacattataacatcCAGCTTGTAATTATgcatttatttgattattaatCCTCCACTTTGCATCACCACTTTCCAGTATCACACTGAAATCTTCAATTTCAAGAACAATGGATGACGGACAACGAATAACATTCACCATCGACTACGACAACATACCCCTCATGTGACCTACAAATGCATATAAagagaaatatattttcacaaCATAACTTTACTCGCTATATCGaacaatatatcttttttttacattaaaccCATATTTATACCATCAAACATTTTTGCTATCTTTATTATTTATTCTGTGTGACGATTGGCTTGCAAAATAAGATCTTCGGTCAATCAAACTGGATTTTACGTTGACGCTACAGATCTGTATTTGTCATATTCGCTAGCTTTTACAGTATAAGCGTGACTCGTAAAGAGCAGAAATGTGTTTTGATACTTAGATATTCCTGCATGCCATGATAACGTCTtgtttttgttgcatttttattaaaattgtacaaaagaaaCGCGAGATCTTAGtttctttcaaaaataattgAGAGCTTGATACAAAAAAGCCAAAATGAATCTAACTATACCATAAACTGTTTCATCGTTCttggacttgtcagtgatgctaaggacctTAAGTCTTGAAGAGACAAAACTCAAAATAGGTCCAACAGAAGTAAAAACTCACACTGATGAGGCGCAAAAGACACCACAACAGTTCAATAAATTTCTTAATTTTcgtaattttcaatatttgatttcaaaagaacatGAAGTAGCATGTTTACAGTCTGAACCGTTTCACTAGTCAAATGTGTTAAGCTGTTACAAGCATGTTACGATAACTCGTGGACTTAAAattccaccaacagtgtctaaAACAGCCTCAAGGGATTGCATTGAAGATTCACGACATTTAATTGTCACCATTATAAACGAATTTTCGGAAGTCCTCGATATTTCTAGCTTGAAACTGTTCTTTTAGTAGTTTCACAACTGAAGAAAACACAAACTTGATAAATAAGATGgtaaatttttcataaaaataactTTACTGTGTTTACAGTAAGTACAGTATGAACATGAATCAAACAGGTACTGTTGTCATTCTTTTTTGCGACATTGATGAaaatagttatatagtacataaTATCGAAAGTCTGAAGAATTTTTATTTGACTGCCGATatgatacaaaaaaacaaaaaagaaaaaaaaaaaaaaaagaaaaaaagaaaagaaacaaaaaaacaaaaaaccaacaaaacgCTATAAAACTGTAACCCTTCCGGGGTATGATGAAAACTCACCAGTAAATATCAGTCTTCCTGTATGGTGTTTACAGATGACCTCCTTTTTGTAGATAATAGATCTTCAGTTTTTGTGTCCTCTTCTGGATCATCACCATATTTATCAGATAAGTTGATGTCGATCCTTCTATTATTCTCCCACTCTGAAATTCGTCTGAGTGGAAGGCAAATTAAACCCCCCAGTACAAGAGAGACACCGCTAAAGTAAAATGCTTGGCTATAATTTCCACTCATGTCAGACAATGCTCCTGTAAAGAAATGCAGCCAACGTCAGTAATGAATATGTTTAGGGATGACTGTTTGATAAATGGGAtataattttcctttttttttcttcgatATATGTCATGTCCTACTTGAATATAAACCTAAACTTTAGTATTTCTTTTCACATTCTATACACATGAAAAGTTTATGtaaaaagataaaatgtataGCATCATCATTTCacaattcaaatgaaaaaagtCCATATCTATATCCCTTTCTTGcagatttaattaattatttctcATTTGCGGCATATTGGTGATGTAAATTGCACTTTGTGCAAACATTGCCCTCTCGATGGCAGTTTTGGTCATTAGTGAGTATACTAGCTACCTATTACTTGAATAGACATAGAGTGCAAGGCGCCGGATCTTTTCCTCATCATTAATAATTTTACGATGTCTCTTAACCTCTCTCTGTAATAGACACTCGAGTTCAATaaactacagtactagtatatatCGCATGTATCAAATATTGTCAATTGTGTCAATTTTGTGAGCTGATAGGTTGATATATTCTTAAACTGATATTTCCGATCAATTGTAATGTTTCAGTGGAAGATTATATCACATTACTATCAGCCGAACCTCGTTATTTCAGTATCAGCTAGGCAATGATAAAACTTCGATATATCCCGAGTATTCAAGGTTACTTagtatatttcatatgtaatttcCACTTTTGGAACTGAATTTTCATCTCGAGTTAAGAAGGGATTTCGAGCTATCAAAATTCGaaataacaaaatttgactgCATATATGTTTTAACacacaatgaaaaaaatatacagtgTAGTGTAAAGACACTTGTAGACTCTAAATATAGTTGCCAATGcaatcaataataaaaaaaatccccccAAAAACAACAACTATGAACGAAagagacaaaacaaaaatcaagaACCATGTGCAAATGCCTGACACATTTCGTAAGGATTTGTCTTTGTTTTCGTCGACATACTCAACACATTATATTACTGGCTTTTGGATTTCATTCATCATGATTCATACCTGCAATGGGAGACCCAACAAATGTAGATAATCCCATGCTTAGGCCCAGAATGCCATATGAACTGCTGAGTTTGTGAACCCCAAATAGCTCGGCAATAAGTATGCTTCTCAGACAGGCAAACACCGCTGTTAGGCATAAggtgatacatatatacagacatatatcCGTAATATGATTTCATCTGGATCATGCAGCTGTTCTTTTCTTCTGTACACTAACTATTCAAccattgaaatcattatatacattccAATTTTTCACAATCATAATCAATTTAGATGCAAATAATTGATACATGTTTTACAGGAAACAGaagaatgatttttttctggtcATCAGacttcaaatatcaaaaataaagtGAGAAATTTTAATCCGAAATTGCATTTGACAGTATACCAATTTATGGCTTCCACGCGTATTTTAACTTACCAATAACTGCTCCAAACAAGACTGCGTAGATTGCAAGGGCAACAAAACTAGTGTAGAATGGTACAAAACAAGTAAATACTCCACCTATCAACTGGGCAGAATTGATGATTATCAGAGTGTTAGCCCATGGTTTGTCCGTCACGTAGCCAACCAGAACACGTGTAACAGTGTTAGATATACCGATCAATGAAATCAGGAATGTACCCTGATTGGCAGACATATTGAGATCGCTAGCGAAAACAGGCAGAAAATTAAACGGAATGTAAAATCCTGCAACAAATcgtaaataattatataaggaACAGTTTTATAAAGAGTAGTACagttattttaaaacattgacaTTCTTTCTTTACATGTCATAATTATCAGGTGCATATATGTTACTGCATGCTGTTAATGATCTTTGTCTAGTTAACACGGAATCATAGTAACCGTAGGTTTGTATtcataaacattacatttttaccCCCTTATCCATCTCTCGATCTGTGTTATAAAAGTGCTTTGACTTAAATTGGGAGGAGGGGGTCAATTAGATACTGGAGTTTAAGATTAAAAAAACGTGTCTGTTCGTactgatacatatacataccaaGCATAGCGACAAAACACGATGTCGCATAAATCAGCATAGTTGGACTTTGAAAAAGCGAAAAGTCAAACATGTCTTTGATTGAAGACAATACGTGTTGAAAGCACATATCGGAATTCCTTTCAGCTTCTTTATCGTATTGGCGACTATTAGTTTGATAAGGTTGTCTGATGTTTTGCTCAGTTCCCAGTGGTCTGTAGGTAGAGGAGGCAATAATACAGTTTAGCATGATAGCAGAAATAACCCACATTGTTCCACGCCAGCCGTATTCTTCCAAAAGAAATTTGCCAAGAGGAGCAAATACAAAGTTGCCCACTCCTGCTCCACAAACAGCCAGTCCCATGGCCAAGGCACGTCGTCTTTCGAAGTATATACCGATCATTACGATTGACGGTAAGTACATCATACTAAATCCAATACCTATAAAATTGATCAAACGATTACGAACCTTACATTCTTAAGTCTGTAAGTTTTCGTATTAAGCGTGCTCAGGAACTGCCCATTGACCATTATATACTCACTCGTATTTTGCATACGAAACATACCAAACAATTACGAACCTGTAATACTATGATTTTTGCTAAGTTACCAAACAAAGGCATGCATTGTCGTAaaagaacatttaaaaaaatgccAGTTATCAATATGTGACAAACTGTTACAGATCGATACTTCATTATTGTGTTCTAACTTTTAAGATGCATAAGAGCAAAATAGATCGGCGATCTTCAATACAAAACCAATCTTTAAATACAGTTTACtacaaatatgtattttgttttagataAAAAGACAATTACATTTACTTAACATTTCCTACTTCGTAGACATATTTTTGTCCCCATTAATGGCCAAGTGTAACCCTACAGCATATTTGATAGTATATACCACATTTGTATTCTGCATAAAATTTAACAGTTTGTTGTACTTTTCAAATATTCTATCGAGTGTCGTCATTATCTACTATTGAAATTTGTAGATACCCGCAATCATGCTGTAAAAGATGATCATGACGTCCAAGTTTTGGGAAAATGAGGAGAGAAAGAGCCCACTGCTTGCGATGACTGCGCCACTTGCTGCCACTCGTCGACTTCCGTATTTGTTGACCAAGCCACTGACAACTGGCCCTAACAAAATACAATGCAGCGTAATATTTTAATGCACATGTATACACGTCCTTTACTGATCATATATACTTTCAACAATATTAACAAACCAAACTCTTAAGGTCATTACCAGATGTGTGAATGTAACGCTTTCTTTAACCAAACATGTGCATTTTGTATTGAAGACCGGTTTTGAAGACAAAACTGCTATTAACCTGACAAGCGATACACCTGAGTCCGGTATATCATGCACGCATAGTATAGATGTTTCTGCAGGAACATTTATTTCCATTCTAGTGTTTCGATATCTTAATTACTTATTCATCGCCACAAGGAGGAGAAGAACAACTGAAGGGAATATTGCATTTCgtgtaattatatgtacagGGTGGGCGGAAACAGAAATCGGACCATATATTTTGAAAGTGTAATTCGCGTTCGGCGTATTTGTTGATTGTAAAATATGTCTTAAGCATGGTAGCTTCAGTTTATGATGCTATTAATTTCTTTTCGGGatggaagaaaaagaaaatagtaTTATGCTTAAAATAGACCGTGGTCGTCATCATAAAAAGGAAGTTCTTGATAAGATGCCATCGGCCCCATCACAAGGTTATAGGTTATAACGTCACCCTCTCAGCTTGAATGACACGATTGGAAAAAGATATTGTTTTTTggtttatatattgtaaaagCTAAAATGAAGAAACATTTTATgagataaaacaaataaattgtcATACTCACCAAAAACTAAATAGTTTCCAAGCATTATCGAACTTAACAGTTGCGTTTTGGCTTTGCTTTCTCCGAAATATCTAAGGAACTCCGGAAAGAAAACTCCAAACGTATAACACACTCCATCAATCAAGAAATTTAACATGAAGGAGGAGAAGGTAACTAACCATCCCCATCCACCGTCCGGCGCGTGAACAGTCACTTCTGACATCGCTGATGGACAGATTTCTCATCAAACATGGTCAACATGATGTTAGATAGTGTATTACATTGGGCTAGAAAAGCACGGGATTAAGATTATATCAAGTATTCGGCGGACAAAGAAAGACAAAAATACCCAAAAAACCAACAATATGTGAGTTAGAATTAATGTTACCATTCAATAggattgtacaaatgacacgCCAGTTAGCAATACTTAAAATACTTATTGAGAGTAAGATACACTAAAGCCAAAACTAAGTAAAACTGTatcataaagctgtttcgtccctctagatAGTAAATCTAAACGTCTGAGTAACGTCCCTTGTTACTGTTGTGATAGATGCAGACGACAAAAATGGCTGACGGTGCCAGGCCCTAAGGCGATGATGCAATATTATTGAAATTAGCACATTATAATTAAAGTTTGGTGTGCTAAAACCATTATAGCCTTGCTATGTTGAGAAGGAAACTATTATCCCTTACTATTGTCTTTAATAGAATAGTACATTTGCGAGACAATTCCATTTCTTCACAATACTaatgttcaaaggtcaaagtgtCAAATACATCATCAGTAATGCAAATCGTTTATGTACTTGCCAGTTTTCCGTATATCGATGAATAAACGCTGATTGaaatagaaaaaacaaaaaacttcgTCATGCACTCACTGTGTTTCACTGTAGATGTAGAACAGGATATTCGTATGTAATTCTAGTGTGATGTTCCATAAATAGAATCAGTCATTACGCTGAGTTATGCGGATTCACATTCGTGCACCTGCGCATACGGCTGTAGGTCAGTCGACATAATAAACATCTGACAAGGGCCTATTATTTTTATATCGAGCATGTCACATGGACGTTTTTAATGTCATAGTTAACGGACAAAATAGAATGGTAGTAACATTTTAACCTACTTACATTTGAAAAGAGCAAGCATATTGATGTGAAAACGTTGTATGATTATGTGAATACgtcatttctttatatattgacactacacatttcattttaatattcatATTCCGACACTATAAAGAACCACATAAATAATACaatcatatactgtaaatcgACTTATTTTCGCGGAAACTTAATTTCACACTTTCATGACTAACCTACttgtttacagtacctcattTAACCAAAAAGTTTACACTACCGTAGGGGTATTATGCGCATATTATacgtgtacactgtataaatacaCGTGGTAGGATTTCGATACAGGGGCCTGGCACGTTCCCACGTAACACATAGCGATACGTTGATGTAATCATGGAAGATTTTCATACACATCATGTACATTTGACCGAGAATAGAATATTTTTTCTTCCTTGTCtattttacatatacaaaataaatgatttCTTGGGCATAGAACTATGTTTAAACATCAAAACACATGCACATTATGGTGTAGTagaaattttattgataaaaaatcaaaattgaaaattcaCTTATTAAAAATTGAATTGTTGAAATCTTCATATTATATTTGTAGGAATGAGTAGAAAGTGATCTTTACATATATCAATAACTCCTagaaatatacaataacatattGTAAGCATTATCAGCTTTAAGGCATTTCTACGAGATGCTGGATTTGCATATTTTTATCAACGGGTCTTACACATGTAGTTCCTTCTATTTATGCCAATAGCCTTGTGAATAAAGGATagcatatttacatattttctaTCAATATCTAATAATTAAAGCAAtacaaataaacttttttttaccgAGGAGGTAAAACCTGATTTAGCCTAGGGTTACTCTTCCTCAGGGTTCTCTAGGTAAGTAAAAGGGGCGAGTTACATACTAATACATAGGGGCCGCTGTGTCATCACTTCATCACTACCCCTCCATCTCTGGTTCCCGAGATCGAAACCCGtgttgggcagttgcctggtactgaccgtaggctggtgttttttctccggataTTCCGGCtatcctccacctccaaaaccagacacgtcctaaaatgaccctgactgttcatAGGCCATTAAACAAAATGAATCAAACTAAACCAATACCAACGCATACGGATATATTGACTTGAAAGATAAGAATATGAATACATATAACAGcaaatacattgatatatagCTAGAAACCTCATTATCACAGAAAACACAAATATGCTTATAGTACTGATGTTTAGTTAGatataaaacatgataatatagaaaaaaatattaaaaattgcCAGAATACATGCTAATATAGCACACATTAAATTGGTTTTATATTCTAAAAGTACACACACAGTAATATCTAATTGGTCTCTTTCTAAAAGTGCTACATTTGTAAGTCAATATGATCATCTCGCATTACTGGGAAGCTGATTTCAGATTTGACAGTCCAATACCATAAAGTAACTAGAGCAAAATTGAGTCCTGTACCTTGGGATATACAAAGGATTCTGTTCAGTCCGGCATGTTACCATTGACTCCGTTATGAAGACTTAAACGAGAACGAAAATAAACTTGGAACAAGtctatttacacatttaaaaataagtaactattttctgtataatatatatatatatatttatataacatagaaacacaaatgacgaagaaaGATAACTTCATGACgcgtgccctgaccgggcctcgaactcacgatctacggcacctaaTCGCCTAGTCAGAAATAaccgcagcttataccactgcgccacatcggcgttctaaaaagaacgtttcaatgacgcagtgatggtcggcccgataccctgacatgatcattgtggaagtcgtctattagatgatatgaatacttGGATCACAATgcatttacatacatggatacgaattgtacatatataataaatatttctctcggtacaactacgacaggaaattcaaatctatatcttcggatcaccaacacatagcgtatatgatacattgtgctaaacTCCAATATTAGTGTACCCTGTACCTTCTGTCAACATCAGTTACAGTATATCCTGTATCCTGTACCCCAGGTCACTGTAAGAAATAATATAATAGTGGTTTTTTAATGGACGATCTGAATAAGTCCGAATTAAAGGCACCACTCACGAGGAAAGTTTGGAACGTATCAGTAGTAGTGCATACTGAACTGTCGAAGTCAAAT from the Pecten maximus chromosome 4, xPecMax1.1, whole genome shotgun sequence genome contains:
- the LOC117326100 gene encoding monocarboxylate transporter 9-like; amino-acid sequence: MSANQGTFLISLIGISNTVTRVLVGYVTDKPWANTLIIINSAQLIGGVFTCFVPFYTSFVALAIYAVLFGAVIAVFACLRSILIAELFGVHKLSSSYGILGLSMGLSTFVGSPIAGALSDMSGNYSQAFYFSGVSLVLGGLICLPLRRISEWENNRRIDINLSDKYGDDPEEDTKTEDLLSTKRRSSVNTIQED